The following coding sequences lie in one Apium graveolens cultivar Ventura chromosome 3, ASM990537v1, whole genome shotgun sequence genomic window:
- the LOC141714982 gene encoding uncharacterized protein LOC141714982 — translation MAYGIEALVSVEVGLESYRTEVYSMETNSLGLRANVDLLEEEREAAHQRNMKYLLQATHHYDSNIKKRSFGVRDLVLRELAASMPTKQGKLQPNWEGPYKVTEVVRPGTYKLEILSGEAIKNTWHASRLRKFYQ, via the coding sequence ATGGCCTATGGGATCGAAGCCCTGGTCTCAGTCGAAGTAGGGTTGGAATCTTACCGAACTGAGGTCTACAGTATGGAAACCAATAGCTTGGGGCTCAGGGCGAACGTGGACTTATTAGAAGAGGAGAGAGAAGCTGCCCACCAAAGAAACATGAAATACTTGCTACAAGCGACCCATCATTACGACTCCAATATCAAGAAGAGGTCGTTCGGAGTCAGAGACCTGGTCCTGAGGGAACTAGCTGCTTCCATGCCAACCAAACAGGGGAAGCTTCAGCCTAACTGGGAAGGGCCTTATAAGGTAACCGAGGTAGTTCGCCCAGGCACTTACAAGCTTGAAATACTGTCGGGCGAAGCAATCAAAAACACCTGGCATGCTAGTCGCCTTCGCAAGTTTTATCAGTAA
- the LOC141714983 gene encoding uncharacterized protein LOC141714983 produces the protein MCGVGLILSSPEGFKIFQAIRFEFPLTNNEAEYEALLAGMELARSLEAKHLRAFSDSMLVVKHFSREYEQRDPRIKAYAIKVEDSSLSFDTFELSQIGRQNNGRADALSRLALAETQNLTGSIYLTEAKMPSIEKKECLEIRQGSDWMTPLWNFLEKGILPPDRREALKIKYRASSYMIINGRMYRRSVSQPLLRCLNPEEQRQALEAVHEGICGEHLAGRSLAFKILPQGFFWPNVKADSVEYAKKCVQCQLFATVPKQPPEEMTSVLSPIPFIVWAVDIVGILPTSTKQTKYCIIAIDYMTKWVEARPLSTITEEAAKKFFLEQIILRFGIPKTCISDNETQFIGNKFRKFLHYFGIE, from the coding sequence ATGTGTGGGGTTGGCTTAATTCTCTCCAGCCCCGAAGGGTTCAAAATATTCCAGGCTATAAGATTCGAATTTCCTCTGACGAATAATGAAGCAGAGTATGAAGCACTCCTCGCGGGGATGGAGCTGGCCCGAAGCCTGGAAGCGAAGCACCTAAGGGCCTTCAGCGATTCCATGCTGGTTGTAAAGCACTTCTCGAGAGAATATGAACAGAGGGACCCCCGAATAAAAGCTTACGCCATCAAGGTAGAAGACTCTTCCCTGTCATTTGATActtttgagcttagtcaaattgGAAGGCAGAACAATGGACGGGCAGATGCCCTATCCAGGCTAGCCTTGGCTGAGACTCAGAACCTAACTGGCTCCATCTACCTCACCGAAGCCAAGATGCCTTCAATCGAAAAGAAAGAATGCTTAGAGATTCGCCAGGGGAGCGATTGGATGACACCCCTATGGAACTTTCTAGAGAAGGGTATCCTGCCTCCAGACCGAAGGGAGGCACTAAAGATAAAGTACAGAGCATCGAGCTACATGATCATTAATGGGCGGATGTATCGACGATCAGTCAGCCAGCCCCTCCTGAGATGCCTAAACCCTGAAGAACAACGCCAAGCTCTGGAGGCAGTGCACGAAGGAATTTGCGGCGAGCATCTGGCTGGTCGGTCCCTCGCCTTTAAAATACTTCCCCAGGGATTCTTCTGGCCAAACGTGAAGGCCGATTCTGTCGAGTATGCCAAGAAGTGTGTACAGTGTCAGTTGTTCGCCACAGTCCCTAAGCAGCCCCCGGAAGAAATGACTTCCGTTCTAAGTCCAATTCCGTTCATCGTGTGGGCCGTGGACATAGTTGGAATTCTCCCAACTAGCACGAAGCAAACGAAATACTGCATAATCGCCATTGATTACATGACCAAGTGGGTTGAAGCTCGTCCTCTGTCAACCATTACCGAAGAAGCGGCAAAAAAGTTTTTCCTGGAACAGATTATTCTCCGTTTTGGGATTCCGAAGACTTGCATCTCTGATAATGAGACCCAGTTTATTGGGAACAAGTTTCGCAAGTTCCTGCACTACTTCGGAATTGAATAA